One window of the Colletotrichum destructivum chromosome 6, complete sequence genome contains the following:
- a CDS encoding Putative AAA+ ATPase domain, CDR ABC transporter, ABC-2 type transporter, transmembrane, whose amino-acid sequence MQPNHISHDTKPRQEGMGNNKKVPMEQSQAELSTMEKEVEHLARQLSTSNSSPASTPSFDVANSPLSPTPGSNLDPSSPTFDARAWVTAFVELTESDPESAPPRALGVAFGSLNVFGWSTGAEFQKSVGNVLLAIGKTLARLATGRRRRGRRVDILRDFEGVIEKGEMLLVLGPPGSGCSTLLRTLSAQTADLELGPEAYLNYRGIDKKLIRTSLRGDVLYNAELDTHLAHLTVAETLAFASHARSVRHVPAGFSRTQLALAHRDVAMATFGLTHAADTRVGDDVVRGVSGGERKRVSIAEASLTRARFQCWDNSTRGLDSANAVAFCRALRLQADLLGVSSAVSLYQAPQSAFDLFDRVTVVYEGRQVFFGGRADARAYFEELGFRCPERQTVPDFLTSMTSPHERRARPGFEDLVPRTPDEFAQRWKRSGQRQELLRELAAYEEKHPSRERLAEYQRSRRAEQAKTQRPGSPHTISYGQQVSLAFWRAWRRLLADPAFTIASLLFNLVMALILGSMFYALPADTSSFYARGGLLFFALMFNAFGSQLEVLTIYAERPVVEKHVRRYALHRPSAQAVASYLCDLPYKLANMLVFNVLVYFMSNLRRAPAAFFFFCLVTLLATLAQSAMFRALASVTRSPDQAMIPSALLGLGLMIYTGFTVPVADMPPWSRWMARVNPLAYSFEALMANEFHGREFGCAAMVPRGPGYADLPPGSQICSVVGAEPGSSVVSGDRYLALAFGYRDAHRWRNVGVLCAFTVVFFAAYLFAAEHARPAKTRGEVLVFRRGEVSSAVGPGKTGTTSRDGDVEAQGQGVSRPVSAVEEDGMLDESGGGGGGLTASNSVFHWEDICYDIKVKGGTERRLLDHIDGWVTPGKSTVLMGVSGAGKTTLLDVLASRVSIGVVSGESLINGTPTDATTFQHRVGYVQQQDLHLETATVREALQFSAVLRQPATTPRHEKLRYVEHVIDALEMRAFAGAVVGVPGEGLNVEQRKRLTIGVELAARPRLLVFLDEPTSGLDAQTSWAVSVLIKRLAASGQAVLCTIHQPSAMLFGQFDRLLLIAPGGKTVYFGDIGENSSTLIDYLERNGAPTIEAEANPAEWMLQAISPPRDGSKGTDWHAIWRSSPEYQDVKTELSRLRSLASCPSRPDPFADRSSQHREFVSSFSVQFREVLVRTLKHFWRSPVYIWSKIALVVLSSLYLGFSYTATTSIQGLQNQLWAVFLLLVLFLNLNEQIMPVFVPQRALHESRERPSGTYRWHTYLLANILAELLWNSAAALLMFACWYPAVGFPRATPSSDPDRPARALLVLLFLWAYLLLTSTLAHLAIFCIDLPETAGVLTSLLWMLCILACGVGVPRADLPAFWTFMHRVSPATYLVSGITSAAVPSVDVVCADAEVLRVAMPASGLRSGSDATCGGFLGPLAEAAGGRVLNPATAGDGAGTVCEYCPLGTTGDFLARFDIAYGTRWRDLGIVWAYVLFNIAAAMALYWLFRVRRGKGAKVKRA is encoded by the exons ATGCAGCCTAACCACATTTCACACGACACAAAACCGCGCCAGGAAGGCATGGGAAACAATAAGAAAGTTCCCATGGAACAGTCTCAAGCCGAACTATCAACAATGGAAAAAGAGGTCGAacacctcgcccgccagcTCAGCACCTCCAactcctcgccggcctcgactccatccttcgacgtcgccaaCAGCCCCCTTAGTCCCACGCCGGGAAGCAACCTGGACCCGTCATCCCCGACCTTTGACGCCCGCGCCTGGGTCACGGCCTTTGTCGAGCTCACGGAATCCGACCCGGAGTCGGCGCCCCCGCGGGCCTTGGGCGTTGCGTTCGGGAGCCTGAACGTCTTCGGATGGAGCACCGGCGCCGAGTTCCAAAAGTCCGTGGGCaacgtcctcctcgccatcggtAAGACCTTAGCGAGGCTGGCCACGGGCAGGAGACGGCGCGGCAGACGCGTCGACATCCTGCGGGACTTTGAGGGCGTCAtcgagaagggggagatGCTGCTCGTCCTGGGACCCCCAGGATCCGGATGTTCGACCTTGCTGAGGACGCTCTCAGCTCAGACGGCCGACCTGGAACTCGGCCCCGAGGCGTACCTCAACTATCGTG GCATCGACAAGAAGCTAATCCGCACCTCCCTCCGCGGCGACGTTCTCTAcaacgccgagctcgacacccacctcgcccacctcaccgtcgccgagaccctcgccttcgccagCCACGCCCGCTCCGTCCGCCACGTCCCGGCCGGCTTCTCGCGCACGCAGCTTGCCCTCGCCCACCGCGacgtcgccatggccacATTCGGCCTcacccacgccgccgacacccgtgtcggcgacgacgtcgtccgcggGGTCAGCGGTGGCGAGCGCAAGCGCGTcagcatcgccgaggcctctCTCACGCGCGCCCGGTTCCAGTGCTGGGACAACTCGAcccgcggcctcgacagcgccaacgccgtcgctTTCTGCCGCGCCCTGCGTCTCCAggccgacctcctcggcgtcagcTCGGCCGTCAGCCTCTACCAGGCGCCGCAGTCGGCCTTCGACCTCTTCGACAGGGTCACCGTCGTCTATGAGGGCAGACaggtcttcttcggcggccGGGCGGATGCCAGGGCGTACTTTGAGGAGCTGGGGTTCCGCTGCCCGGAGCGGCAGACGGTGCCGGACTTCCTGACGTCCATGACCAGTCCGCACGAGCGGCGTGCGAGGCCCGGCTTCGAGGACCTGGTGCCCCGGACGCCGGATGAGTTCGCCCAGCGGTGGAAGCGAAGCGGGCAGCGGCAGGAGTTGCTCCGCGAGCTGGCGGCCTACGAGGAGAAGCACCCATCGCGAGAGCGGCTCGCGGAATACCAGCGCTCCCGGCgcgccgagcaggccaagaCGCAGAGACCCGGCTCGCCGCACACCATCTCCTACGGCCAGCAGGTCTCTCTCGCCTTCTGGCGCGCGtggcgccgcctcctcgccgacccggcCTTCACCATAGCCTCCCTTCTCTTCAACCTCGTCATggccctcatcctcggcaGCATGTTCTACGCCCTCCCGGCCGACACGTCGAGCTTCTACGCGCGTGGcggcctcctcttcttcgccctcATGTTCAACGCCTTCGGCAGCCAGCTCGAGGTGCTCACCATCTACGCCGAGcgccccgtcgtcgagaagcacgTCCGCCGCTACGCCCTTCACCGCCCGTCCGCCCAGGCCGTCGCGAGCTACCTGTGCGACCTGCCCTACAAGCTCGCCAACATGCTCGTCTTCAACGTGCTCGTCTACTTCATGTCGAACCTCCGGcgcgcgccggcggccttcttcttcttctgccttGTCACGCTGCTCGCCACCCTCGCCCAGTCGGCCATGTTCCGCGCCCTGGCCAGCGTCACGCGGTCCCCGGACCAGGCCATGATCCCCAGCGcgctgctcggcctcgggctcatGATCTACACGGGCTTCACCGTGCCGGTGGCCGACATGCCGCCCTGGTCGCGGTGGATGGCGCGCGTCAACCCGCTGGCGTACTCGTTCGAGGCGCTGATGGCCAACGAGTTCCACGGTCGGGAGTTCGGGTGCGCCGCCATGGTCCCGCGGGGCCCGGGATACGCAGACCTTCCGCCGGGATCGCAGATCtgctccgtcgtcggcgccgagcccGGCTCGTCCGTCGTCAGCGGAGACAGATACCTCGCGCTGGCCTTTGGCTACCGCGACGCCCACCGGTGGCGCAACGTCGGCGTCCTCTGCGCCttcaccgtcgtcttcttcgccgcctaCCtgttcgccgccgagcacgccAGGCCGGCCAAGACCAGGGGCGAGGTCTTGGTCTTTCGCCGGGGCGAAgtctcgtccgccgtcggACCGGGAAAGACTGGAACTACATCtcgagacggcgacgtcgaggctcAAGGGCAGGGCGTAAGTCGACCAGTCTCGGCtgtggaagaagacggtaTGTTGGACgaaagcggcggcggtggcggtgggcTCACGGCGAGCAACTCGGTCTTTCATTGGGAAGACATCTGCTACGACATCAAAGTCAAAGGAGGCACTGAGCGCCGGCTCCTGGATCATATCGACGGCTGGGTGACGCCCGGCAAGTCTACAGTTCTCATG GGCGTatccggcgccggcaagacgACGCTCCTCGACGTTCTCGCATCCCGCGTCTCCATTGGCGTCGTCAGCGGCGAATCCCTCATCAACGGCACCCCAACAGACGCCACGACCTTCCAACACCGCGTCGGCTacgtccagcagcaggatcTCCACTTGGAGACCGCAACAGTCCGCGAGGCCCTGCAGTTCAgcgccgtcctccgccagccgGCCACGACCCCGCGTCACGAGAAGCTGCGGTACGTCGAGCacgtcatcgacgccctcgagatGCGCGCCTTCGCcggggccgtcgtcggcgtcccgGGCGAGGGCCTCAACGTCGAGCAGCGCAAGAGGCTgaccatcggcgtcgagctggcggcgcggccgcggctgctggtcttcctcgacgagcccaCGTCCGGGCTGGACGCGCAGACGTCTTGGGCCGTCTCGGTGCTCATCAAGCGGCTCGCCGCCAGCGGGCAGGCCGTCTTGTGCACGATTCATCAACCGTCCGCCATGCTTTTCGGACAGTTCGACCGGCTGTTGCTTATTGCGCCTGGAGGGAAGACGGTGTACTTTGGAG ACATCGGTGAAAACTCATCAACCCTTATCGACTACCTCGAGCGCAACGGCGCTCCCACCATCGAAGCCGAAGCCAACCCGGCCGAGTGGATGCTCCAAGCCATCAGCCCGCCCCGGGACGGCTCCAAGGGTACCGACTGGCACGCCATCTGGAGGAGCTCTCCGGAGTATCAAGACGTCAAAACGGAACTCTCCCGTCTACGCTCCCTCGCTTCGTGTCCGTCTCGTCCAGACCCGTTCGCGGACCGCAGCTCGCAGCATCGAGAGTTCgtctcgtccttctcggtCCAGTTCCGCGAAGTCCTCGTCCGAACCCTTAAACACTTTTGGCGATCCCCAGTCTACATTTGGTCCAAaatcgccctcgtcgtcctctcA TCCCTCTATCTCGGCTTCAGCTACACCGCCACAACCTCCATCCAGGGCCTCCAGAACCAGCTCTgggccgtcttcctccttctcgtcctcttcctcaacctcAACGAGCAAATCAtgcccgtcttcgtcccccAGCGCGCCCTCCACGAGTCCCGCGAGCGGCCCTCGGGGACCTACCGCTGGCATACCTAcctcctcgccaacatcctcgccgagctcctctggaactccgccgccgccctcctcatgTTCGCCTGCTGGTACCCCGCCGTCGGCTTCCCGCGCGCCACGCCCTCCTCCGACCCTGACCGCcccgcccgcgccctcctcgtcctcctcttcctctgggCCTACCTCCTCCTCACGAGCACCCTCGCCCACCTGGCCATCTTCTGCATCGACCTCCCCGAGACCGCTGGCGTGCTGACGAGCCTGCTCTGGATGCTCTGCATCCTCGCctgcggcgtcggcgtcccGCGCGCCGACTTGCCCGCCTTTTGGACCTTCATGCACCGCGTCTCGCCCGCGACCTACCTCGTCAGCGGCATCACGTCCGCCGCAGTCCCGAGCGTGGACGTCGTCtgcgccgatgccgaggtccTGCGCGTCGCGATGCCGGCGTCCGGGTTGCGCTCGGGCTCCGACGCGACGTGCGGTGGGTTCCTTGGTCCGttggccgaggccgcgggcGGCCGCGTGCTGAATCCCGCCACGGCGGGTGACGGGGCCGGGACCGTTTGCGAGTACTGCCCGCTCGGCACGACGGGGGACTTCCTGGCGCGGTTCGACATCGCGTACGGCACGCGGTGGAGGGACCTCGGGATCGTGTGGGCGTATGTGCTCTTCAACATCGCGGCGGCTATGGCGCTGTACTGGTTGTTCCGCGTGCGCAGGGGGAAGGGTGCGAAGGTCAAGAGGGCGTGA
- a CDS encoding Putative stress-response A/B barrel domain-containing protein HS1/DABB1, which produces MTVVHVVQFQFKELIPTEEVKSICDSMLALRDNCIHPTSNKAYVKSIAGGLDNSPEGIQGGITHVFVVEFESAADRDYYVHKDPAHLAFIEEAGPAILKARVVDFTPGVF; this is translated from the exons ATGACCGTCGTCCACGTTGTGCAGTTCCAGTTCAAGGAGCTCATCCCAACAGAGGAGGTCAAGTCG ATATGCGACTCGATGCTGGCGCTCCGGGACAACTGCATCCACCCGACGTCCAACAAGGCGTACGTCAAGTCCATCGCGGGCGGGCTGGACAACAGCCCCGAGGGCATCCAGGGCGGCATCACGcacgtcttcgtcgtcgagttTGAGAGCGCTGCGGACCGCGACTACTACGTGCACAAGGACCCGGCGCACCTGGCGTTTATCGAGGAGGCGGGGCCGGCGATCCTCAAGGCGCGGGTTGTTGACTTTACGCCGGGGGTATTTTGA
- a CDS encoding Putative CidB/LrgB family protein, which translates to MTTANRHPNGGPQWLAAGIDLCQAIKLAAVQSAPKLLVSWLYVPFGIMAMLAACFGVSVLFDTLGVSFPASVACLILLFFGLLLCELVLGNHKTKAIVAVIDVPAGWSLRWINILFTPSFIMLPLSPPIGIVEVMKIIAVFIIGFIAMMALAAYLTRGLQLLLGSSKRALTERAEEMGNETDEIPLADTPPRGESAPGSRSVSAAPSSLSLNTLAPPPLSRNASHNFLPAASSSFRRPEAEDEGGTMTPPAIGSPLPPQIPVPMPRAQVWAAWICGHLNWVIYASVFVLVGLPVYYAAGYAMPLHLSLILLVYFAAMSVPARWRQYLHPVLVASLFSVLGIWALAAVRGDGLPDTLRSFRTGANYTYLWLHGANNRRLPGAGDIFGTVLDASIVSLALPMYQYRRELRQNFAAIVLPNVVMSVGCLFSYPPVCYAIGISAERSLAFASRSLTLALATPATENLGGDLNTVAAVAIMSGIVGVLFGQRMLAWLRIPEDDYITRGVTLGANSSAIATALLLRTDPRAAALSSLSMSLFGTITVLFTSIPPIADVIKSLVT; encoded by the exons ATGACGACCGCGAATAGACACCCAAACGGCGGCCCTCAATGGCTCgcggccggcatcgacctcTGCCAGGCCATCAAGTTG GCTGCGGTCCAATCAGCCCCGAAGCTGCTCGTGTCGTGGCTCTACGTCCCCTTCGGCATCATGGCGATGCTcgccgcctgcttcggcGTCAGCGTCCTGTTCGACACCCTCGGCGTCTCGTTCCCGGCCTCGGTGGCCTGCCTGATCCTCCTGTTCTTCGGCCTTCTGCTCTGCGAGCTGGTGCTCGGGAACcacaagaccaaggccatcgtcgccgtgATTGATGTGCCG GCCGGCTGGTCCCTCCGCTGGATCAACATCCTGTTCACGCCGTCTTTCATCATGCTGCCCCTCAGCCCGCCCATCGGAATCGTCGAGGTCATGAAGATCATCGCCGTCTTTA TCATCGGCTTCATCGCCATgatggccctcgccgcctacCTCACCCGCGGCCTCCAACTCCTCCTCGGCTCTTCCAAGCGCGCCCTCACCGAGCGCGCCGAGGAGATGGGCaacgagacggacgagatCCCGCTCGCCGACACACCGCCGCGCGGCGAATCCGCTCCGGGATCCcgctccgtctcggccgccccGTCCTCGCTGTCCCTCAACACcctcgcgccgccgccgctgtcgcgCAACGCGTCCCACAACTTCCTGCCCGCGGCTAGCTCGTCTTTCCGACGgcccgaggcggaggacgaAGGAGGCACAATGACACCGCCGGCCATAGGCTCCCCGCTCCCGCCGCAGATCCCTGTGCCGATGCCCCGGGCCCAGGTCTGGGCGGCGTGGATATGCGGCCACCTGAACTGGGTCATCTACGcctccgtcttcgtcctcgtcgggcTGCCCGTCTACTACGCCGCCGGCTACGCCATGCCCCTCCACCTCAGCCTCATCCTGCTCGTCTACTTCGCCGCCATGTCGGTCCCCGCGCGCTGGCGGCAGTACCTGCACCCGGTCCTCGTGGCCTCGCTGTTCTCGGTCCTCGGCATCTGggccctggccgccgtccgggGCGACGGCCTCCCGGACACGCTCCGGTCGTTCCGGACGGGCGCCAACTACACCTACCTCTGGCTCCACGGCGCGAACAACCGCCGCCTgccgggcgcgggcgacATCTTCGGCACCGTCCTCGACGCGAGCATCGTCTCGCTCGCGCTGCCCATGTACCAGTACCGCCGCGAGCTGCGGCAGAACTTCGCGGCCATCGTGCTGCCCAACGTCGTCATGTCCGTCGGCTGCCTCTTCTCGTACCCGCCGGTGTGCtacgccatcggcatcagCGCGGAGAGGTCCCTGGCCTTCGCCTCGCGCAGCCTAACGCTCGCGCTGGCGACCCCTGCCACAGAGAAcctgggcggcgacctcaacacggtggcggcggtggccatTATGAGCGGTATCGTCGGGGTGCTGTTTGGCCAGCGCATGCTGGCCTGGCTGAGGATACCCGAAG ATGACTACATCACGCGCGGCGTCACGCTGGGCGCTAACTCGTCGGCCATCGCCACGGCCCTGCTTCTTCGAACCGACCCGCGCGCGGCTGCGCTGTCCAGCCTGTCGATGAGCCTGTTCGGCACCATCACCGTGCTGTTCACGTCTATACCGCCCATTGCGGACGTGATTAAGTCTCTAGTAACTTGA
- a CDS encoding Putative ATP-dependent RNA helicase DEAD-box, Helicase superfamily 1/2, ATP-binding protein translates to MAEALADKLKATNLSDGAASEDWKKSLKLPAKDNRQQTEDVTNTKGLEFENFQLKRDLLMGIFEAGFEKPSPIQEEAIPVALTGRDILARAKNGTGKTAAFVIPALEKINPKVSKIQALILVPTRELAMQTSQVCKTLGKHLGINVMVTTGGTGLRDDIIRLQDPVHIVVGTPGRILDLAGKNVADLSECPMFIMDEADKLLSIEFTPVIEQLLQFHPKDRQVMLFSATFPLSVKDFSDKNMVSPYEINLMDELTLRGITQYYAFVEEKQKVHCLNTLFSKLQINQSIIFCNSTNRVELLAKKITELGYSCFYSHAKMAQQARNRVFHDFRNGVCRNLVCSDLLTRGIDIQAVNVVINFDFPKNAETYLHRIGRSGRYGHLGLAINLINWDDRFNLYNIEKDLGTEIQPIPASIDKSLYVYENPESIPRPISNFKSGQPGQGQQQPQIQQSQQQQHQQHQPLLQGGPAPGNWQTQQPQQSGQQNGYQGGGRGRGRGRGGYRGQNRGGYGGGGGRGRSQGQGQGHPQPQGQLS, encoded by the exons ATGGCGGAAGCACTCGCAGACAAGCTCAAGGCGACGAACTTGAG CGATGGCGCCGCATCAGAGGACTGGAAGAAGAGCCTGAAGCTGCCTGCCAAGGACAACAGACAACAAACTGAG GATGTCACAAACACCAAGGGTCTGGAGTTCGAGAACTTCCAGCTGAAGAGAGATTTGTTGATGGGCATCTTCGAGGCCGGATTCGAGAAGCCCTCCCCCATCCAGGAAGAAGCCATCCCCGTCGCCCTGACCGGCCGCGATATCCTCGCCCGTGCGAAGAACGGTACTGGAAAgacggccgccttcgtcatcCCCGCCCTCGAAAAGATCAACCCCAAGGTCTCCAAGATCCAagccctcatcctcgtccccACTCGCGAGCTCGCCATGCAAACATCACAGGTCTGCAAAACCCTCGGCAAGCACCTCGGAATCAACGTCATGGTCACTACCGGAGGCACTGGTCTTCGCGACGATATTATCCGCCTGCAGGACCCCGTTCACATCGTTGTCGGCACCCCCGGCAGAATCCTTGACCTGGCCGGCAAGAACGTTGCCGACCTGAGCGAATGCCCCATGTTCATTatggacgaggccgacaagctTCTCTCCATCGAGTTCACCCCCGTCATTGAGCAGCTGCTGCAATTCCATCCCAAGGACCGCCAGGTTATGCTCTTCTCCGCCAccttccccctctccgtCAAGGACTTCTCCGACAAGAACATGGTCAGCCCCTACGAGATCAACCTCATGGACGAGCTCACCCTCCGCGGCATCACCCAGTACTACGCCTTTGTCGAGGAGAAGCAAAAGGTCCACTGCCTCAAcaccctcttctccaagctGCAGATCAACCAGTCCATCATCTTCTGCAACTCGACCAACCgtgtcgagctgctcgctAAGAAGATCACCGAGCTGGGCTACTCGTGCTTCTACAGCCACGCCAAGATGGCCCAGCAGGCGAGAAACCGCGTCTTCCACGACTTCCGCAACGGCGTGTGCCGAAACCTCGTCTGCTCTGACCTGCTTACCCGTGGTATCGACATCCAGgccgtcaacgtcgtcatcaaCTTTGACTTTCCCAAGAACGCCGAGACCTACCTGCATCGAATTGGCCGATCCGGTCGTTACGGTCACTTGGGTTTGGCCATCAACCTGATCAACTGGGATGATAGGTTCAACCTGTACAACATCGAGAAGGACCTCGGTACCGAGATCCAGCCCATCcccgccagcatcgacaagTCCCTTTATGTCTACGAGAACCCCGAGTCTATCCCGAGACCCATCTCCAACTTCAAGTCCGGTCAGCCCGGTCAGggtcagcagcagccccaGATCCAACaaagccagcagcagcagcaccagcagcaccagcccCTTCTCCAGGGTGGCCCGGCTCCTGGTAACTGGCAGACTCAACAGCCCCAGCAGAGCGGTCAACAGAACGGCTaccagggcggcggcagaggccGTGGacgcggccgtggcggtTACCGGGGCCAAAACCGCGGCGGAtacggcggtggcggtggccgcggccgtagccaaggccaaggccagggtCACCCCCAGCCCCAAGGACAGCTGTCCTAG
- a CDS encoding uncharacterized protein (Putative zn(2)Cys(6) fungal-type DNA-binding domain, transcription factor domain, fungi), whose protein sequence is MKVNKSCDQCRLRKVRCIGLLPEASSVIPSTLMCIPAVSRTATRNATSASSGAGLEYTCPPLFLHSIRLAPTPFMPVPPATYTSTGSCGAAHKKSSTVTTSPSSRCVLTRFPLPSSSVSFFSNDRVTSLAARLGTEALRELVDGLDDLFKKRLCRRESSPWEGINFQKSLAAERVEPWKARAFFDAFFEHVHPVYPFLDREDFEARALGPYLDEALSFDPAFSALYHGVLALGSQFVDGGSFVPGLGRAWSLFRVSLGSLSDVLAPPVSLALTAMSIFAMNACCLQLDQTLLSEAARMAQTLRYHKSSNSDAMHLKTFWTVYFLEKTASFSECTSSLLADEDIGCAVPLAPESVFGEYNWLLSAIRLGRISSLAYSSLFSVSASMQPCELALVAITRVRRLLEDWRRSVPAAFRPGEGKQPQPGACPSAKMVMLQTRYSYYNVVIAVDRLALYLGQGTADGRERTKHNLMLTARSIAELTKVIDVEPYVPVFILGIMPLSAIFILFDFVIHNPEHPGTAENLALLEVVAGHFCSIDSASKGALPGSIISDFAGIARRYVTRVAEGDSQAGTINPGHDGADLDGVIEGSGGRCRLNIAAHNKGWKRSGRDTDSTGSSTNMTSETPSTLDHLSYPTLGSTQDSGQARMGELKTLFGWVFPDWGSEAEQAA, encoded by the exons ATGAAGGTCAACAAGTCCTGCGACCAGTGCAGGCTGCGTAAGGTCCGATGCATCG GTTTACTTCCAGAGGCTTCTTCCGTTATTCCTTCGACGCTCATGTGTATACCGGCGGTGTCTAGAACCGCAACGAGGAATGCAACTTCAGCGTCTTCCGGCGCAGGGCTCGAGTACACG TGCCCGCCGCTCTTCTTGCATTCGATCCGCCTGGCACCAACCCCGTTcatgccggtgccgccggcgacttACACATCGACCGGATCCTGCGGTGCGGCCCACAAGAAGTCTTCTACTGTGACGACTTCACCATCGTCAAGGTGCGTTCTGACACGCTTTCCTT TGCCGAGCTCGTCCGtatccttcttctccaacgaCCGGGTCACGTCGCTCGCGGCGAGGCTCGGGACAGAGGCCCTtcgcgagctcgtcgacggtcTGGACGACCTGTTCAAGAAGCGCTTGTGCCGCAGGGAGAGCTCGCCATGGGAGGGCATCAACTTCCAGAAGTCCTTAGCAGCGGAGAGGGTGGAGCCTTGGAAGGCTAGAGCCTTTTTCGATG CATTCTTCGAACACGTCCACCCCGTGTACCCTTTCCTCGACCGCGAGGACTTTGAGGCGCGCGCTCTCGGGCCgtacctcgacgaggcgctATCCTTCGACCCAGCATTCTCGGCCCTGTACCACGGCGTGTTGGCCCTCGGGAGCCAGTTTGTCGACGGTGGTAGCTTTGTGCCCGGGCTAGGGCGGGCGTGGAGTCTGTTCCGGGTCTCTCTCGGGTCGCTGTCGGACGTGCTCGCCCCACCGGTGTCTCTG GCGCTCACGGCCATG TCCATCTTTGCGATGAACGCGTGCTGTCTGCAGCTCGACCAGACACTCCTATCGGAAGCCGCGCGAATGGCGCAGACGCTGCGGTACCACAAGTCGTCCAACAGCGACGCGATGCATCTCAAGACCTTCTGGACAGTCTACTTTCtcgagaagacggccagcttctcggaATGCACCAGCTCG ctgctggccgacgaggacatcgGCTGCGCGGTGCCCCTCGCGCCCGAGTCGGTGTTCGGCGAGTACAACTGGCTCCTCTCGGCGATCCGGCTCGGCAGGATCTCGTCGCTGGCGTACTCGTCTCTCTTCTCGGTCAGCGCGTCCATGCAGCCCTGCGAGTTGGCGCTGGTGGCAATCACTCGCGTTCggcgcctcctcgaggatTGGCGACGGTCGGTTCCCGCTGCTTTCAGGCCGGGGGAGGGTaagcagccgcagccgggTGCGTGTCCGAGTGCGAAGATGGTCATGTTGCAGACTCGGTACTCGTATTATAATGTGGTTATCGCGGTGGATAGGCTGGCTCTGTACCTGGGCCAGGGAACAGCGGATGGTCGTGAGAGGACGAAGCATAACCTGATGTTAACGGCGAGGAGTATCGCCGAGTTGACGAAGGTGATTGACGTCGAACCGTACGTTCCAGTCTT CATCTTGGGCATCATGCCTCTATCGGCgatcttcatcctcttcgacTTTGTGATCCACAACCCGGAGCACCCGGGGACGGCAGAGAACCTCGCGCTGCTGGAGGTGGTAGCGGGACACTTTTGTTCCATCGACTCGGCTTCGAAGGGAGCACTCCCGGGCAGCATCATTTCCGATTTTGCGGGAATCGCCAGACGGTATGTTACGAGAGTCGCGGAAGGGGATTCACAAGCAGGAACTATAAATCCAGGTCATGATGGTGCAGACTTGGACGGCGTGATAGAGGGATCAGGCGGGCGGTGTCGTCTCAACATAGCAGCGCACAACAAAGGCTGGAAAAGGTCCGGGAGGGATACAGACTCGACGGGCAGCAGCACGAACATGACTTCAGAAACGCCGTCAACCTTGGACCACCTCAGCTATCCCACACTGGGCAGCACACAAGATTCAGGCCAGGCGCGAATGGGAGAGCTGAAGACGCTGTTCGGCTGGGTTTTCCCGGACTGGGGCAGTGAGGCGGAACAAGCGGCGTAG